A section of the Eublepharis macularius isolate TG4126 chromosome 1, MPM_Emac_v1.0, whole genome shotgun sequence genome encodes:
- the SERINC1 gene encoding serine incorporator 1: MGAVLGLCSMASWIPCLCGSAPCLLCRCCPSGNNSTITRVIYALFLLLGVSVACVMLIPGMEEQLKKIPGFCDEGHVNCDVLVGYKAVYRVCFGIAMFFLLFSLLMIKVKSSSDPRAAVHNGFWFFKFATAVAITVGAFFIPEGPFTTVWFYVGMAGAFCFILIQLVLLIDFAHSWNESWVEKMEEGNSRCWYAALLSATALNYLLSLVAIVLLYVYYTRPDGCSENKTFISVNMLLCIGASIMSILPKIQESQPRSGLLQSSVITVYTMYLTWAAMTNEPDRRCNPSLLSIIGYNSTSTQSQSQFVHWWDAQGIVGLILFLLCVLYSSIRTSNNSQVNKLTLTSDESTLIEDGLPRSDGSLDDGDDFHRAIDNERDGVTYSYSFFHFMLFLASLYIMMTLTNWYSPDPTSKSMTSKWPSVWVKISSSWIGIVLYVWTLVAPLVLTNRDFD, translated from the exons ATGGGGGCAGTCCTGGGCCTTTGCTCCATGGCGAGCTGG ATACCATGTTTGTGTGGCAGTGCCCCATGTCTGCTGTGCCGATGCTGCCCCAGTGGTAATAATTCAACTATAACAAGAGTGATATATGCACTCTTCTTGCTCCTTGGAGTGAGTGTAGCATGTGTGATGCTAATACCAGGAATGGAAGAACAGCTGAAGAAG attccaggaTTCTGTGATGAAGGCCACGTAAATTGTGATGTACTAGTAGGGTACAAAGCAGTATATCGAGTGTGCTTTGGTATAGCTatgttctttctcctgttttCCTTATTGATGATCAAAGTGAAGAGCAGCAGTGATCCAAGGGCAGCAGTGCATAACGG ATTCTGGTTCTTTAAATTTGCCACAGCAGTTGCAATCACGGTTGGTGCATTTTTCATTCCAGAGGGACCCTTTACAACTG TATGGTTTTATGTAGGCATGGCTGGTGCTTTCTGCTTCATTCTTATCCAGCTGGTTTTACTAATTGATTTTGCCCACTCTTGGAATGAATCCTGGGttgaaaaaatggaggaaggaaactCAAGATGCTGGTATGCTG CTTTGCTGTCTGCCACAGCCCTGAACTACCTTCTGTCCTTGGTGGCAATTGTCCTACTTTATGTTTATTATACTCGCCCAGATGGCTGTTCTGAAAATAAGACATTCATCAGTGTCAATATGTTGCTGTGTATTGGAGCATCTATAATGTCAATTTTGCCTAAAATTCAG GAATCACAACCAAGATCTGGGTTGTTACAGTCATCTGTCATCACAGTTTATACAATGTATCTAACCTGGGCAGCAATGACCAATGAGCCAG ATAGACGATGCAATCCAAGCTTGCTGAGCATAATTGGCTATAATTCCACAAGCACTCAAAGCCAGAGCCAATTTGTCCATTGGTGGGATGCCCAAGGAATTGTGGGGCTCATTCTTTTCTTGCTGTGTGTGCTGTACTCAAG CATCCGGACATCCAATAACAGCCAGGTAAATAAATTGACACTGACTAGTGATGAATCAACTCTGATAGAAGATGGGCTTCCCAGGAGTGATGGTTCCCTTGATGATGGAGATGATTTCCACCGTGCTATTGATAACGAAAGAGATGGAGTTACTTACAGTTACTCATTCTTTCACTTCATGCTTTTTCTTGCTTCGCTGTACATCATGATGACTCTAACAAACTGGTATAG CCCTGATCCTACTTCTAAGTCAATGACCAGCAAGTGGCCATCTGTCTGGGTGAAGATATCTTCCAGCTGGATTGGCATTGTCCTCTATGTGTGGACTTTGGTGGCTCCACTAGTGCTAACAAACCGTGACTTTGACTAA